The Candidatus Phaeomarinobacter ectocarpi genome includes a region encoding these proteins:
- a CDS encoding fatty acid desaturase, which yields MSTMMNAATSTTTLTHERDAELRRQEFAIAKKYTGGTPWRIVFWGLGNFAFWLALWPLVMTGTLPLWAGFILASLCVTICYLPSHEAQHNNIARPNTSLRWLNELVGHVSTIPMLLPYRTARLTHLEHHAHTNNPELDPDYGVTAEGWWPAISKSFRARINRNGAGQNTAYAAALDRIGGEAAARARIEALAMNLAYWGILTALAWSGFALEALLLWWLPRHLGLTYIQLLLSWAPHHPGEQTGRYKDTRAFKYRFGNILAMGMEYHIIHHLHPSIPLHKNMPAYRELKPILEERGCDLGGL from the coding sequence ATGAGCACCATGATGAACGCAGCAACCAGCACAACCACCCTGACCCATGAGCGCGACGCGGAACTGCGCCGGCAGGAATTTGCCATCGCCAAGAAATACACCGGCGGCACGCCCTGGCGCATTGTCTTCTGGGGACTGGGCAACTTTGCCTTCTGGCTGGCCCTTTGGCCGCTGGTCATGACCGGCACCCTGCCACTATGGGCAGGTTTCATCCTGGCGAGCCTGTGCGTGACCATCTGCTATCTGCCGTCCCACGAAGCACAGCACAACAACATCGCACGCCCCAACACGTCGCTGCGCTGGCTCAACGAACTGGTTGGCCATGTTTCAACCATCCCCATGTTGCTGCCGTACCGAACGGCACGTTTGACCCATCTTGAGCACCACGCCCACACCAACAACCCAGAGCTCGACCCGGACTACGGCGTGACAGCAGAGGGGTGGTGGCCCGCCATATCAAAATCCTTCCGTGCCCGGATTAATCGCAACGGGGCCGGCCAGAATACAGCCTATGCAGCTGCTCTTGACCGGATTGGCGGAGAAGCTGCCGCCCGGGCCCGCATAGAAGCCCTTGCGATGAATCTCGCTTATTGGGGCATACTCACAGCCCTCGCCTGGAGTGGCTTTGCTTTGGAGGCCCTGCTGCTTTGGTGGTTGCCGCGCCATCTTGGCCTGACCTACATCCAGTTGCTTCTCAGCTGGGCGCCGCACCATCCCGGTGAACAGACCGGCCGCTACAAGGACACCCGCGCCTTCAAATACAGGTTCGGCAACATCCTCGCCATGGGGATGGAGTATCACATCATCCATCACCTGCACCCTTCGATCCCGCTGCACAAGAACATGCCCGCCTACCGGGAACTGAAACCCATCCTCGAAGAACGCGGCTGCGATCTGGGCGGACTTTAG